One genomic window of Actinoplanes lobatus includes the following:
- a CDS encoding PQQ-dependent sugar dehydrogenase yields MRTITRGVVGLSLLAGLAGCSADEPVAAARPTVPPPSSAVAQVPDLEATDVRVLDGAGTAPFDEKRRMQAPPGWTVSVWARIPSARLLAWTPDRRLLVSRPKFGDVVALVPGGGVPRQETLLSGLNQPHGLAFSGDTLYVAESDQVNAYTYRHGKVLNGRVVVGGLPDDKSPELRGAYSHALKSVAIGPDGAIYISVGSTGNISEEDRDASPERATILKAPAAGGEPTVFARGVRNGTGLAVDPDGAVWTAVNHRDNIEFPYDRDYDGNSGGDRGEVMQSYVNDHPMEQLARLTQGRELGWPYCNSEPDLSPGDPESALSYTGRPFVRDFQTNPGGAKLDCSKLAPVEQGMGAHSAPLGLSFAVSPGLAGSYGPGALAGIHGSWNRNPPRPPEVSFFAWRNGTLGPQQTLLTGFQNEDGSRWGRPVMAVQGPDGALYVSDDHAGAVYRVTAP; encoded by the coding sequence ATGAGGACGATCACCCGGGGTGTCGTGGGTTTGAGCCTGTTGGCCGGTCTGGCCGGCTGTTCGGCGGACGAGCCGGTCGCGGCGGCGCGGCCGACCGTGCCGCCGCCGTCGTCGGCCGTGGCTCAGGTGCCGGACCTGGAGGCCACCGATGTGCGGGTCCTCGATGGGGCCGGAACGGCGCCGTTCGACGAGAAACGGCGGATGCAGGCGCCCCCCGGCTGGACGGTCAGCGTGTGGGCGCGGATCCCCAGCGCACGGCTGCTCGCCTGGACGCCGGACCGGCGGCTGCTGGTGTCGCGGCCCAAGTTCGGTGACGTCGTCGCGCTGGTGCCGGGCGGTGGGGTGCCACGACAGGAGACCCTGCTCAGCGGGCTCAATCAGCCGCACGGGCTGGCGTTCTCCGGCGACACCCTCTACGTGGCCGAAAGCGACCAGGTCAACGCGTACACGTACCGGCATGGAAAGGTCTTGAATGGGCGGGTCGTCGTCGGCGGGTTGCCCGACGACAAGAGCCCGGAGCTGCGCGGCGCCTATTCGCACGCGCTCAAGAGCGTGGCGATCGGCCCGGACGGGGCGATCTACATCTCGGTCGGGTCGACCGGCAACATCTCGGAGGAGGACCGGGACGCCTCGCCGGAGCGGGCGACGATCCTGAAGGCGCCGGCCGCCGGTGGCGAGCCCACCGTGTTCGCGCGGGGTGTCCGCAACGGGACCGGGCTGGCCGTCGACCCGGACGGGGCGGTGTGGACGGCGGTCAATCACCGCGACAACATCGAGTTCCCGTACGACCGGGACTACGACGGCAACAGCGGCGGCGACCGGGGCGAGGTGATGCAGTCGTACGTCAACGACCACCCGATGGAGCAACTGGCCCGGCTGACGCAGGGCCGTGAGCTGGGCTGGCCGTACTGCAACTCGGAGCCCGACCTGTCACCCGGCGATCCGGAGTCGGCGCTGAGCTACACCGGGCGGCCGTTCGTGCGGGACTTCCAGACCAATCCCGGCGGCGCGAAGCTGGACTGCTCGAAGCTGGCGCCCGTCGAGCAGGGCATGGGCGCGCACTCGGCGCCGCTCGGCCTGAGTTTCGCCGTGTCGCCGGGTCTGGCCGGGTCGTACGGGCCGGGCGCGCTGGCCGGGATCCACGGCTCGTGGAACCGTAACCCGCCCCGGCCGCCGGAGGTGTCCTTCTTCGCCTGGCGCAACGGGACGCTCGGCCCGCAGCAGACCCTGCTGACCGGCTTCCAGAACGAGGACGGCTCCCGGTGGGGCCGCCCGGTGATGGCGGTTCAGGGCCCGGACGGCGCCCTTTACGTCAGCGACGACCACGCCGGCGCCGTCTACCGGGTCACCGCCCCCTGA
- a CDS encoding SDR family oxidoreductase translates to MTNPEQTRPTALLTGVGRTVGIGAGIAARLAATGWNIAFTCWTPYDDRMTWGVETGATEAITKTLTGYGAAVTAIEADLADPAAPAAVYDEAERRLGPVTALVMCHAESVDSGLLDTTVESFDRHFAVNTRASWLLIREHGQRYRGRHGDGRVIALTSDHTVGNLPYGASKGALDRITQAAAHELAHLGISCNVINPGPIDTGWMSDEGRESLLRQTPLGRLGTPRDTANLVAFLCSPEGQWINGQLLLSNGGFA, encoded by the coding sequence GTGACGAATCCTGAGCAGACCCGGCCGACCGCACTCCTCACCGGGGTCGGCCGCACCGTCGGGATCGGCGCCGGCATCGCCGCCCGCCTGGCCGCCACCGGGTGGAACATCGCGTTCACCTGCTGGACGCCCTACGACGACCGGATGACCTGGGGTGTCGAGACCGGCGCCACCGAGGCGATCACGAAAACCCTCACCGGGTACGGCGCGGCCGTCACCGCCATCGAGGCCGACCTCGCCGACCCGGCGGCGCCCGCGGCGGTCTACGACGAGGCCGAGCGCCGCCTCGGGCCGGTCACCGCCCTGGTGATGTGTCACGCCGAGTCGGTCGACTCCGGCCTGCTCGACACCACGGTCGAGAGCTTCGACCGCCATTTCGCCGTCAACACGCGGGCCAGCTGGCTGCTGATCCGGGAGCACGGTCAGCGGTACCGCGGCCGCCACGGCGACGGCCGTGTCATCGCGCTGACCAGCGATCACACGGTCGGAAACCTGCCGTACGGGGCGAGCAAGGGCGCCCTCGACCGGATCACCCAGGCCGCCGCCCACGAGCTGGCGCACCTCGGGATCAGCTGCAACGTGATCAATCCCGGTCCGATCGACACCGGCTGGATGTCCGACGAGGGCCGCGAATCGCTGCTGCGGCAGACGCCGCTCGGCCGGCTCGGCACCCCGCGGGACACCGCCAACCTGGTCGCCTTCCTCTGCTCGCCCGAGGGTCAGTGGATCAACGGCCAGCTGCTGCTCAGCAACGGCGGCTTCGCCTGA
- a CDS encoding tetratricopeptide repeat protein has protein sequence MTDSKPLVESLRRRIRAYLDDGDRLGLFDPRSNTEVAELTEFCLAHADSVAVEVVETLAWLHWVRWQVMPDQRDLDIAQALFGQLRDIYPELTPAEFRNPDRTQWPYAGARVLDDLGLDADPAHLDTAIELLEQGLDSVPTGDPDRGVHLMNLANGYIQRFDRAGAAADLDGAVQTALDALRTGRFADLGADVFRETLERAVDRRHDLYHRIDDLDKLIDVARARWRTVAADDPRRVFRAVRLSAVLQDRFERTERRSDLDEAITVERAALIGDRTDLDAALAEIRDEPVGDPDVRLARVVLLSGHGTSLSVRYGLSGVDSDLAAAIVVCRIAVEMMPERPAGPIGLAIALRMRFLIAGDPADLEESIRLARAAGTGLSPGDPEYGHQLAVLSQSLRYRYEHRGDLTDLDEAVSTGRAALGNLAGDDPERVLCAVNLLSALRARAVQRGELSDLNEAVEIGRTGLASLPARHPHRPVCLSNLALSLMDRFEAVHDRSDADEAVEAARTAVEILNPTDPDRQAYHFTLSRILRSRYQDTGRPDDLDGALEAARTAVALAGADLPTRLYALGELSVILTQRFAETEAEADLDEAVEYARLAVDACPPGNPNRAGYLYLLGRVFEAQKQVDSAIDVWRDSVGAGSGPPRNRISAARAWGAAAARRAQWRSARTGYAAAVELIPVQAWRGINRASQELLLADWSGLGADAAACAVHAGPPGEAAQLLEMGRNVLWGQLLETRTALTDSLRKQAPDLAERLDTVRAALDRPL, from the coding sequence ATGACGGATTCGAAGCCGCTCGTCGAGAGCCTTCGCCGCCGGATCCGTGCCTACCTCGACGACGGCGACCGGCTGGGCCTGTTCGATCCACGGTCGAACACCGAGGTGGCCGAGTTGACCGAGTTCTGCCTGGCGCATGCCGACTCGGTCGCGGTGGAGGTCGTCGAGACGCTGGCCTGGCTGCACTGGGTGCGCTGGCAGGTCATGCCCGATCAGCGGGATCTGGACATCGCGCAGGCCCTTTTCGGGCAGCTTCGCGATATATATCCCGAGCTGACCCCAGCCGAGTTCCGGAACCCGGACCGGACGCAGTGGCCGTATGCGGGCGCCCGCGTCCTCGACGACCTCGGGCTCGACGCCGATCCGGCTCATCTCGACACCGCGATCGAGCTGTTGGAACAGGGTCTCGACAGCGTGCCCACCGGGGATCCGGATCGTGGCGTACACCTGATGAATCTGGCGAACGGGTACATCCAGCGGTTCGATCGCGCGGGCGCGGCCGCCGACCTCGACGGGGCCGTCCAGACGGCCCTGGACGCGCTGCGTACCGGCCGGTTCGCGGACCTCGGCGCCGACGTCTTCCGGGAGACCCTCGAACGTGCCGTCGACAGACGCCATGATCTGTATCACCGCATCGACGATCTGGACAAGCTCATCGATGTAGCCCGCGCCCGGTGGCGAACCGTGGCCGCCGACGATCCCCGACGGGTCTTCCGTGCCGTGCGCCTGTCCGCAGTCCTGCAGGACCGGTTCGAACGTACCGAGCGGCGATCCGACCTGGACGAGGCCATCACCGTCGAGCGGGCCGCGCTGATCGGCGACCGAACCGATCTTGACGCGGCGCTCGCGGAGATCCGGGACGAGCCGGTGGGCGACCCGGACGTGCGCCTGGCCCGCGTCGTGCTGCTGTCGGGCCACGGCACCTCGCTGTCCGTTCGCTATGGTCTGAGCGGCGTGGACAGCGACCTGGCCGCCGCGATCGTCGTGTGCCGCATCGCCGTCGAGATGATGCCGGAGCGTCCGGCCGGGCCGATCGGTCTCGCGATTGCCCTGCGTATGCGGTTCCTGATCGCGGGTGATCCCGCCGATCTTGAGGAATCGATCCGGCTGGCACGGGCGGCGGGCACCGGCCTCAGCCCCGGCGATCCGGAGTACGGGCACCAACTTGCCGTGCTGAGCCAATCCTTGCGGTACCGCTACGAACACCGGGGCGATCTCACCGACCTCGACGAGGCGGTGTCCACCGGGCGAGCGGCCCTCGGCAATCTGGCCGGCGACGACCCGGAACGGGTGCTCTGCGCCGTGAATCTCCTCAGCGCGCTGCGGGCGCGGGCCGTCCAGCGCGGTGAGCTCAGCGACCTGAACGAGGCGGTCGAGATCGGCCGGACCGGGCTGGCCTCGCTCCCGGCCCGGCACCCGCATCGCCCGGTCTGCCTTTCGAATCTGGCCCTGTCGCTGATGGACCGATTCGAGGCGGTCCACGACCGGTCCGACGCCGACGAGGCGGTCGAGGCGGCCCGTACCGCCGTCGAGATACTCAATCCCACCGACCCGGACCGGCAGGCCTACCACTTCACCCTCAGCCGCATCCTGCGCAGCCGCTACCAGGACACCGGCCGGCCGGACGATCTGGACGGAGCCCTCGAAGCCGCCCGGACCGCCGTCGCCCTGGCCGGTGCGGACCTCCCGACCCGCCTGTATGCCCTGGGCGAGCTGAGCGTCATCCTCACCCAGCGGTTCGCCGAGACCGAGGCCGAAGCGGACCTGGACGAGGCAGTCGAATACGCCCGGCTCGCCGTTGACGCATGCCCGCCCGGCAATCCCAACCGGGCCGGCTACCTCTACCTGCTCGGTCGCGTGTTCGAGGCCCAGAAGCAGGTGGACAGCGCCATCGATGTGTGGCGGGATTCCGTCGGCGCCGGCAGTGGACCACCACGCAACCGCATCTCCGCGGCTCGTGCCTGGGGTGCGGCGGCGGCCCGCCGAGCGCAATGGCGGTCCGCGCGGACCGGGTACGCCGCAGCGGTGGAGCTCATCCCCGTGCAGGCGTGGCGCGGCATCAACCGGGCCAGCCAGGAACTCCTGCTGGCCGACTGGTCCGGGCTCGGCGCCGACGCGGCGGCGTGCGCCGTGCACGCGGGCCCACCCGGCGAGGCGGCCCAGCTGCTGGAGATGGGCCGCAACGTGCTGTGGGGTCAACTGCTGGAGACACGTACCGCCCTGACCGATTCACTGCGGAAACAGGCCCCCGACCTGGCCGAACGCCTGGACACCGTCCGCGCCGCCCTGGACCGCCCGCTCTAG
- a CDS encoding cytochrome P450, which produces MDFQSALTSLFSAEGRQDPYPAYEVLRGHAPVFQAIDDRWFVTTHELTSRILRDPGMRVADAADYDGFWPDWRENRGVAAIVRSMLQNNPPDHTRVRRAAASTFTARRVAAMRDVITRQAGELIEAMPGETDFMTAFAYPLPIGVICALLGVPDTDMPWFRRQAADLTVVLEPISTEEEMRAADAAARELEDYFIGLIAERQRHPREDLTSALAAAGSGLTGSELLANLVLLLVAGFETTTNLLGTGLQILLDHPDLATRLRSDPGLAPAFVEEMLRYDSPVQLASRFTSTAVELDGRKLEAGSALTLLLGSANRDPARYPDPHRFDPDRPNVQPVSFGGGAHYCLGAPLARLEAQVAFPLILATLPGLALAGVPERRDRLVLRGYATLPVTTG; this is translated from the coding sequence ATGGATTTCCAGAGCGCGCTGACCTCACTCTTCTCGGCCGAAGGACGCCAGGATCCGTATCCCGCCTATGAGGTGCTTCGCGGCCATGCGCCGGTCTTCCAGGCGATCGACGATCGCTGGTTCGTCACCACCCACGAGCTGACCAGCCGGATCCTGCGGGATCCCGGCATGCGGGTGGCCGACGCCGCCGACTACGACGGGTTCTGGCCGGACTGGCGGGAGAACCGGGGCGTCGCCGCGATCGTGCGGTCCATGTTGCAGAACAATCCGCCGGACCACACCCGGGTGCGCCGGGCGGCCGCGTCCACGTTCACCGCCCGCCGGGTCGCCGCGATGCGCGACGTGATCACTCGTCAGGCCGGGGAGCTGATCGAGGCGATGCCGGGCGAGACCGACTTCATGACGGCGTTCGCCTACCCGCTGCCGATCGGCGTGATCTGTGCGCTGCTCGGAGTTCCGGACACCGACATGCCGTGGTTCCGGCGGCAGGCCGCCGACCTGACCGTGGTGCTGGAGCCGATCAGCACCGAGGAGGAGATGCGGGCCGCCGACGCCGCCGCCCGTGAACTGGAGGACTACTTCATCGGCCTGATCGCCGAACGGCAACGCCACCCGCGGGAGGATCTGACCAGCGCGCTCGCCGCCGCCGGATCCGGCCTGACCGGCAGTGAGCTGCTGGCCAACCTGGTGCTGCTGCTGGTCGCCGGCTTCGAGACCACCACCAACCTGCTCGGCACCGGGCTACAGATCCTGTTGGACCATCCCGATCTGGCCACCCGGTTGCGCTCCGATCCGGGCCTCGCGCCCGCGTTCGTCGAGGAGATGCTCCGGTACGACTCCCCGGTGCAGTTGGCGTCCCGGTTCACCTCGACGGCGGTGGAGCTGGACGGCCGGAAGCTGGAGGCCGGCTCGGCGCTGACGCTGCTGCTCGGCTCCGCCAACCGCGACCCGGCCCGCTATCCCGACCCGCACCGCTTCGACCCCGACCGGCCCAACGTCCAGCCGGTCTCCTTCGGCGGCGGCGCCCACTACTGCCTGGGCGCCCCACTGGCCCGCCTGGAGGCGCAGGTGGCGTTCCCACTGATTCTGGCCACGCTGCCCGGCCTGGCCCTGGCCGGCGTCCCGGAACGCCGTGACCGCCTGGTTCTGCGCGGCTACGCCACTCTCCCGGTCACCACCGGATGA